In the Gymnodinialimonas sp. 202GB13-11 genome, one interval contains:
- a CDS encoding phytanoyl-CoA dioxygenase family protein has protein sequence MAHAGTSLDLRFKPAEAARARRLSASEIEHYNAEGFVQPFDVFGTDEITRIRGYFDKLMSDLGPDGAYGINCYQARMAGIWDIATDARILDLVQDIIGPDIICWASAILSKKPDGSRQVPWHQDASFWKLSPARTVTVWLAIDDADAENAAMRFIPGTHNRGVIETSEMGADSVFHKGIADAEQYGAPFVNALKAGQASLHADMLVHGSDINRSNRRRCGLTLRYCSPESQITDPEWARGVEAIIARGADPSGRWKHHPRPENDDILATSSPHVVGNN, from the coding sequence ATGGCTCATGCGGGCACGTCGCTTGACCTGCGCTTCAAACCCGCCGAGGCAGCACGCGCCCGGCGGCTGAGCGCATCGGAGATCGAACACTATAACGCGGAAGGCTTTGTCCAGCCGTTTGACGTGTTCGGCACCGATGAAATCACGCGCATCCGGGGCTATTTCGATAAGCTAATGTCCGACCTTGGGCCGGATGGCGCCTATGGCATCAACTGCTATCAGGCGCGCATGGCAGGGATTTGGGATATCGCCACAGATGCGCGTATTCTGGATCTGGTGCAGGACATCATCGGGCCAGACATCATCTGCTGGGCGAGCGCAATTCTTTCAAAGAAGCCAGACGGTTCGCGGCAAGTGCCTTGGCATCAGGACGCGTCGTTCTGGAAATTATCACCGGCCCGAACCGTCACGGTCTGGCTCGCCATCGACGATGCGGACGCGGAGAATGCGGCGATGCGGTTTATTCCCGGCACGCATAATCGTGGGGTGATCGAAACGTCGGAAATGGGCGCCGATAGCGTGTTTCATAAGGGCATTGCGGACGCCGAGCAGTATGGCGCGCCTTTCGTGAATGCGCTGAAGGCGGGGCAGGCATCGTTGCATGCCGACATGCTGGTGCATGGATCAGACATAAACCGCTCGAACCGGCGTCGGTGCGGTTTGACGCTGCGCTACTGTAGCCCCGAAAGCCAGATCACGGACCCGGAGTGGGCGCGTGGCGTTGAGGCGATCATAGCGCGCGGTGCAGACCCGAGCGGGCGTTGGAAACATCATCCGCGGCCTGAGAATGACGATATCCTCGCCACCTCCAGCCCGCATGTTGTGGGGAACAACTGA
- a CDS encoding ABC transporter permease, which translates to MATGLARYLLNRVFTLFLTVFIAATLIWIIPRLSPVNPIDAMLGRMASGGGTIENSGAIMEQLMERFGFNDPWYVQYWLYIKNTLTFDFGLSTNSFPTPVAQMIGDALPWTIGLMMVALIITFIIGNLLGALMVWEHTPRPWKAVIPAMMVFTSMPPILSGLLLMYIFSSTLPWFPLNGAYGIRVEPEWSLSFIGSVIHHGVLPAMSIVVVTFGFWALGMRGLMITVQGEDYTVLAKAKGLKKRYILYKYMIRNAILPQITAFALKIGMLVAGQVLVERIFAYPGMGKLLYDAILTQDYPVIQGVSFVIILMTALAVFLVDLLYPLIDPRIRLGG; encoded by the coding sequence ATGGCGACGGGACTGGCACGGTATCTGTTGAACCGCGTCTTCACGCTGTTTCTGACGGTGTTCATTGCCGCCACGCTGATCTGGATCATCCCGCGGCTTTCGCCGGTGAACCCGATTGACGCAATGCTGGGGCGCATGGCTTCGGGCGGCGGGACGATCGAAAATTCGGGCGCGATCATGGAGCAGTTGATGGAGCGCTTCGGCTTCAACGATCCATGGTACGTGCAGTACTGGCTTTATATCAAGAACACGCTGACCTTCGATTTCGGCCTGTCCACCAACTCCTTCCCGACACCAGTGGCGCAGATGATCGGCGATGCGCTGCCGTGGACCATTGGCCTGATGATGGTGGCGCTGATCATTACCTTCATCATCGGCAATCTGTTGGGCGCTTTGATGGTCTGGGAACACACGCCGCGCCCGTGGAAAGCGGTGATCCCCGCGATGATGGTCTTCACCTCCATGCCGCCGATCCTGTCGGGGCTGCTGTTGATGTACATCTTCTCCAGCACCTTGCCGTGGTTCCCGTTGAATGGGGCATATGGCATCCGGGTGGAGCCGGAATGGAGCCTGTCGTTCATCGGGTCGGTCATCCACCACGGCGTCTTGCCGGCCATGTCTATCGTTGTCGTAACGTTCGGGTTTTGGGCACTTGGCATGCGCGGTCTGATGATCACGGTGCAGGGCGAGGATTACACGGTTCTGGCCAAGGCCAAGGGCCTGAAAAAGCGCTACATTCTGTACAAATACATGATCCGCAATGCGATCCTGCCGCAGATCACGGCCTTCGCTCTGAAGATCGGGATGCTGGTGGCGGGGCAGGTTCTGGTGGAGCGTATCTTTGCCTATCCGGGGATGGGCAAGCTGCTCTACGACGCGATCCTCACGCAGGATTACCCGGTCATACAAGGGGTCAGCTTCGTCATTATCCTGATGACGGCCTTGGCGGTGTTCCTTGTCGATTTGCTTTACCCGCTGATCGATCCACGCATTCGGTTGGGAGGGTAA
- a CDS encoding MBL fold metallo-hydrolase, translated as MKITWFGHAAFKLTDSSGFSVITDPYTPDGVGYAPINESADVVLISSDDDSAHCRADLIPGNPLVLNALDVAKAGGAGEAGGLAVHAIEAMEWELHPEHDIPGQNGMYRFEMDGLKIAHMGDVGNPLTEAQQDFFADCDVLLALAGGYLTIELPDLMEMIHRVKPKIIIPMHFRTLTYKPRNTMWIESFLANFRDNHVDFASAHTIDLTPADLPDHTRVMVMDYVR; from the coding sequence TTGAAGATCACCTGGTTCGGACATGCCGCCTTCAAGCTGACCGACAGCTCGGGCTTTTCGGTCATCACTGATCCGTACACGCCCGACGGCGTCGGTTACGCGCCGATCAACGAGAGCGCGGATGTTGTCCTGATCTCGTCCGATGATGACAGCGCCCATTGCCGGGCTGATCTTATCCCGGGAAATCCATTGGTTCTGAACGCGCTTGATGTGGCGAAGGCGGGTGGCGCGGGGGAGGCCGGTGGCTTGGCGGTCCACGCGATTGAAGCGATGGAATGGGAGCTGCATCCCGAGCACGACATTCCCGGACAAAACGGAATGTACCGGTTCGAGATGGACGGGCTGAAGATTGCCCACATGGGCGACGTCGGGAACCCGTTGACCGAGGCGCAGCAAGACTTCTTTGCCGATTGTGACGTGCTTCTGGCGCTGGCCGGTGGCTACCTGACGATTGAGCTGCCCGACCTGATGGAGATGATCCACCGGGTGAAGCCCAAGATCATCATTCCGATGCACTTCCGCACGCTCACCTACAAGCCCCGCAACACGATGTGGATCGAAAGCTTTCTGGCGAACTTCCGCGATAACCATGTGGATTTCGCCTCAGCCCATACCATCGACCTGACACCCGCAGATCTGCCCGATCATACGCGCGTTATGGTGATGGATTACGTCCGATAA
- a CDS encoding ABC transporter substrate-binding protein, with protein MKKTTQMLLGTAAMALALASGAHAQDVAREDTVIFDLDRTISDPENFNWMTDGSGIRRMHGAHQTMWEPLFILNYNTGEMDPWLALEANSDEDGAVWTIALREGVTWSDGEAFDADDVVFTVNMALENEELTAREVATLRGQVASVEALDSHTVQFTLNAPNPRFAVENFGVRIFGSFLIMPEHVWSAAEDPATFTFFPPIGTGPYEYESSASNRAIWDRRESWWGAETGFMDMPEPDRVIFLESGGEESRAQLMIAGDLDASQNVSVGTFEAIQAQNPAVIAWYEGYPYAAADPCPRQLEINTTIAPWDNANMRRAVNHIIDRSQIANIAVEGATTPSQTMFAAYGSMSPFIDAVLEAGHGLSASADVEAGQALIEAEGWTRDGDYYTRDGETLSVEIHVNSASTEYTRTIDLIVEQLQRAGIDARSVPVENGVFWGEVLPFGAYEMSYSWLSCGSVNEPWASMGRYTVADVVPVGERSPGFNNTSRWTGESAEAYSAIVDEMEGMAVGDPAIPGMVAEAYGHLAEGMPFIPLVQSFKLLPMNTTYWEGWPTDANYYNHPFHWWNSGHQIIHNLTRAE; from the coding sequence ATGAAGAAGACAACTCAAATGCTGCTTGGCACGGCTGCGATGGCGTTGGCCCTTGCCAGCGGTGCGCACGCGCAGGATGTGGCGCGCGAAGATACGGTGATCTTCGATCTGGACCGCACGATCAGCGACCCTGAAAACTTCAACTGGATGACGGACGGGTCCGGCATTCGGCGGATGCACGGCGCGCACCAAACGATGTGGGAGCCGCTGTTCATCCTCAACTACAACACCGGTGAGATGGACCCGTGGCTGGCCTTGGAGGCGAACTCTGACGAGGATGGCGCTGTCTGGACCATTGCGCTGCGCGAGGGTGTCACGTGGTCGGATGGCGAAGCGTTTGACGCGGACGACGTGGTGTTCACCGTCAACATGGCTTTGGAGAATGAGGAACTGACAGCGCGCGAAGTGGCGACGTTGCGCGGGCAGGTGGCCTCGGTCGAGGCGCTGGACAGCCACACGGTGCAATTCACGTTGAACGCCCCGAACCCGCGTTTCGCGGTTGAGAACTTTGGCGTGCGCATCTTCGGCAGCTTCCTGATCATGCCTGAGCATGTTTGGAGCGCGGCAGAAGATCCCGCCACCTTCACTTTCTTCCCACCGATTGGCACTGGCCCCTATGAGTACGAGAGCAGCGCCTCGAACCGTGCAATCTGGGACCGCCGCGAAAGCTGGTGGGGCGCCGAGACCGGCTTCATGGATATGCCTGAGCCCGACCGCGTGATCTTCCTTGAATCGGGCGGTGAGGAAAGCCGCGCGCAGTTGATGATCGCCGGCGATCTGGATGCCTCGCAAAACGTGTCTGTCGGCACCTTTGAGGCCATTCAGGCCCAGAACCCGGCTGTAATCGCTTGGTACGAGGGCTATCCCTATGCCGCCGCCGATCCGTGCCCGCGCCAGTTGGAGATCAACACGACCATCGCGCCGTGGGACAACGCCAACATGCGTCGCGCGGTAAACCACATCATCGACCGCAGCCAGATCGCCAATATCGCGGTGGAAGGGGCGACCACCCCGAGCCAGACGATGTTTGCGGCCTACGGTTCCATGAGCCCGTTCATCGACGCGGTGCTTGAGGCTGGCCATGGCCTGTCTGCTTCGGCGGATGTAGAGGCGGGTCAGGCGCTGATTGAGGCCGAAGGCTGGACCCGCGACGGGGATTACTACACCCGCGATGGTGAGACGCTGTCGGTTGAGATCCATGTGAACTCGGCCTCGACCGAGTACACCCGGACCATTGACCTGATCGTCGAACAGCTTCAGCGGGCGGGCATTGATGCGCGCTCCGTTCCGGTCGAAAACGGCGTGTTCTGGGGTGAGGTCCTGCCGTTCGGCGCCTACGAGATGAGCTATTCGTGGCTGTCGTGCGGATCGGTGAACGAGCCGTGGGCCTCGATGGGTCGTTACACGGTGGCTGATGTGGTGCCGGTGGGCGAGCGTTCGCCCGGCTTCAACAACACGTCCCGCTGGACCGGGGAATCGGCTGAGGCCTATTCCGCCATCGTCGACGAGATGGAAGGCATGGCCGTGGGCGACCCCGCGATCCCGGGCATGGTGGCTGAAGCCTATGGTCATCTGGCTGAAGGCATGCCGTTCATCCCGCTGGTTCAGTCGTTCAAGCTGCTACCCATGAACACGACCTACTGGGAAGGCTGGCCGACCGATGCAAACTACTACAACCATCCGTTCCACTGGTGGAACTCGGGCCATCAGATCATTCACAATCTGACGCGCGCCGAGTGA
- a CDS encoding phytanoyl-CoA dioxygenase family protein gives MSDVKEFFDEHGFYHARGLFQPDEVAALERDFDGIVRQLTASGEVVDATWDGGETDKIAAKGDVILHTHNVQKYSRTWLNAFLNPRFLDVAEAILGEDIILHHSKLFQKPSENGSPFPMHQDWPYFPTLQDSMIAGIIHVSEATDQMGCLRVYPGSHKLGRIEGANGRQQNDVLDQYPIADATPVECAPGDVVFFHYFTLHGSMPNRADKTRKTVLCQLYDGRDAVEPGCPHPDERMVLRGWNHTISRTAAGQAA, from the coding sequence ATGTCTGACGTTAAGGAATTTTTCGACGAACACGGGTTCTACCACGCGAGGGGCTTGTTTCAGCCCGACGAAGTGGCCGCGCTGGAGCGCGATTTCGATGGGATTGTGCGGCAGCTGACCGCCAGCGGCGAGGTCGTGGATGCCACATGGGATGGCGGAGAGACCGACAAGATCGCAGCCAAGGGTGACGTGATCCTGCATACGCATAACGTGCAGAAGTATTCGCGGACGTGGCTGAACGCCTTTCTCAACCCGCGCTTTCTGGATGTGGCCGAGGCGATTTTGGGCGAGGATATCATCCTGCACCATTCCAAGCTGTTTCAGAAGCCGTCCGAGAACGGCTCCCCCTTTCCGATGCATCAGGATTGGCCGTATTTCCCGACACTTCAGGACAGCATGATCGCGGGCATTATTCATGTGAGCGAAGCGACTGATCAGATGGGGTGCCTGCGGGTTTACCCCGGTTCTCACAAGTTGGGGCGGATCGAAGGGGCCAATGGTCGGCAGCAGAACGACGTGCTGGACCAGTACCCGATTGCCGACGCCACCCCGGTGGAATGCGCGCCCGGTGATGTGGTGTTTTTCCATTACTTCACGTTGCACGGGTCGATGCCGAACCGGGCTGACAAGACCCGCAAGACGGTGCTTTGCCAGCTTTACGATGGACGCGACGCGGTCGAGCCCGGCTGCCCGCACCCCGACGAGCGCATGGTTCTGCGCGGCTGGAACCACACGATTTCCCGCACCGCTGCGGGGCAGGCGGCCTAA
- a CDS encoding ABC transporter permease, which yields MSDPTNAAAPETAAPDMAGLTKRQLKRMKRFDNPWNNPKLIWGITLLMGIVALGIFGRIFWDTDLVFTGAVMPSQAPVGFENLRGQVGLASSPLGTDVAGKDLLALLIVGAPNSLYVGVLASLIGMSLGIFLGFTAGYTGGRVDDVIRVGSDVMITIPPLLILVVVQASFGDITLTMMSLLIAAFVWQSPTRLIRAQVLSMRESGYVQMARLSGASDRHIMFREMLPNLVPYLFGSFIANVTTSIVTAVGLEVLGLGPQRVPTLGRVIYDAIDSAALTRDMWWWWGFPTVLLMVMFIGLLLINLGLDEVSNPRLRRL from the coding sequence ATGTCTGATCCTACAAACGCAGCCGCACCGGAGACTGCCGCGCCCGACATGGCGGGTCTGACGAAGCGTCAGCTCAAGCGCATGAAGCGGTTCGACAATCCGTGGAACAATCCGAAACTGATCTGGGGCATCACCCTTTTGATGGGGATCGTGGCCCTTGGGATTTTCGGGCGCATCTTCTGGGACACCGACCTTGTGTTCACCGGCGCGGTCATGCCGAGCCAAGCGCCCGTGGGCTTTGAGAACCTGCGCGGGCAGGTTGGTCTGGCCTCCAGCCCGCTAGGCACCGATGTGGCAGGCAAGGACCTGCTCGCGCTGTTGATCGTGGGCGCGCCGAACTCGCTGTATGTCGGTGTGCTGGCTTCGCTGATCGGCATGTCGCTTGGCATCTTTCTGGGTTTCACAGCGGGTTACACCGGGGGACGCGTCGATGACGTGATCCGGGTGGGGTCGGATGTGATGATCACTATTCCGCCGCTGCTGATCCTTGTCGTGGTTCAAGCCAGCTTCGGGGACATCACGCTGACAATGATGTCACTCTTGATCGCAGCCTTCGTCTGGCAATCGCCCACGCGCCTGATCCGGGCGCAGGTCCTGTCGATGCGCGAGAGTGGGTATGTGCAGATGGCGCGGCTGTCGGGCGCGTCGGACCGGCACATCATGTTTCGAGAGATGCTGCCCAATCTGGTGCCGTACCTTTTTGGCTCATTCATCGCGAACGTCACCACGTCGATTGTGACGGCGGTGGGGTTGGAGGTTCTGGGCCTTGGCCCGCAACGTGTGCCGACGCTAGGCCGGGTGATCTATGACGCCATCGACAGTGCCGCGTTGACGCGGGACATGTGGTGGTGGTGGGGCTTTCCGACTGTCCTTCTGATGGTGATGTTCATCGGGCTCTTGTTGATCAATCTGGGGCTCGATGAGGTGTCGAACCCGCGCCTGAGGAGGTTGTGA
- a CDS encoding tetratricopeptide repeat protein, which produces MSGAAIAQDETAAERAAAVEDALAAFEALAAGNTTEGVAQTDAEEDSAVAVEEALSAFAALAAETAARAEEEAAEARQEAVSQAQDAFAALAAETAARAEEESAAERDAAVGAAQDAFAALAAESAARAEEEAAQERASAVEAAQSAFAAMAAEAEAAASREAAIADAQAAFEALAAESAARAEAQLALETCISVAGEPSAENFPTEEAQAAALNALREAMPACRAAAEALPEEGAPFFHLATAAQASGRHRRAVPLYEQAAENGVIAALTRLGDYHNFGLRPVREDAAQAVEYYRSAAEAGDPAGTATLAFMYRLGRGVDQSGAEYLRLMEEAAASGYPFAQQNLAETYLSGEGVPRDELETLGLPNARAAVPLLVSLANEGSVEAVQSLIELYSDGAEGVAPSDFLRGGWVETLAETGDPVGIAERGFLYEQGIGRAANPELAAADYVAALETGEVDIDTMRGTIDGQTPPWDRDTAIAFQTILAERGVYTMRIDGDVGPGTRRAADALAEAAEE; this is translated from the coding sequence ATGAGCGGCGCCGCAATAGCCCAGGACGAGACCGCAGCCGAGCGCGCTGCTGCCGTTGAAGATGCCCTTGCCGCGTTCGAGGCGCTGGCAGCCGGTAACACAACGGAAGGGGTGGCCCAAACCGATGCGGAAGAAGACAGCGCAGTCGCGGTTGAAGAGGCGCTTTCCGCCTTCGCTGCACTAGCTGCAGAAACGGCCGCTCGTGCGGAGGAAGAAGCGGCGGAGGCACGGCAGGAGGCTGTCAGTCAGGCGCAGGACGCCTTTGCCGCCTTGGCGGCCGAAACTGCGGCGCGGGCGGAGGAAGAATCTGCCGCAGAGAGGGACGCTGCCGTTGGTGCGGCGCAAGATGCGTTTGCGGCTTTGGCCGCAGAAAGTGCCGCGCGTGCAGAAGAAGAGGCGGCGCAGGAAAGGGCTTCGGCGGTGGAGGCCGCGCAATCCGCCTTTGCTGCAATGGCCGCTGAAGCCGAGGCCGCCGCCTCACGTGAGGCCGCGATTGCCGACGCGCAAGCTGCATTCGAAGCCCTGGCTGCCGAAAGTGCTGCTCGTGCCGAGGCGCAATTGGCGTTGGAAACCTGTATTTCGGTCGCTGGTGAGCCGTCTGCCGAGAATTTCCCGACCGAAGAGGCGCAAGCCGCTGCCCTGAATGCCTTGCGTGAGGCCATGCCCGCCTGTCGTGCCGCCGCCGAAGCTTTGCCGGAGGAGGGCGCACCGTTCTTCCACTTGGCGACGGCCGCGCAAGCATCAGGTCGGCATCGTCGCGCGGTGCCGCTTTATGAGCAGGCTGCCGAAAACGGCGTGATCGCGGCCCTGACCCGGTTGGGCGACTACCATAATTTTGGCCTCCGCCCCGTGCGTGAGGACGCGGCCCAAGCCGTGGAATACTATCGCAGCGCAGCAGAGGCAGGTGATCCTGCAGGCACCGCCACGTTGGCCTTCATGTACCGGCTTGGCCGTGGCGTGGATCAAAGCGGAGCGGAATATCTGCGTCTGATGGAGGAGGCGGCAGCATCGGGATACCCGTTTGCGCAACAAAACCTTGCCGAAACCTACCTCTCCGGCGAAGGCGTCCCGCGTGACGAACTGGAAACTCTCGGGCTTCCAAACGCGCGTGCGGCGGTTCCGTTGCTGGTCTCGCTTGCCAATGAGGGCAGCGTTGAGGCTGTCCAGTCGCTGATTGAGCTTTACTCAGATGGCGCGGAAGGCGTTGCGCCTAGCGATTTCCTGCGCGGTGGATGGGTTGAGACGCTGGCAGAAACTGGCGATCCGGTCGGCATTGCCGAACGCGGTTTCCTTTACGAGCAAGGCATTGGTCGCGCCGCAAACCCCGAACTTGCCGCAGCCGACTATGTGGCTGCACTGGAAACCGGTGAAGTTGATATCGACACAATGCGCGGCACGATTGACGGCCAGACCCCACCATGGGACCGCGACACAGCAATTGCGTTTCAGACCATCCTGGCCGAGCGCGGCGTCTACACCATGCGGATCGACGGGGATGTTGGCCCTGGCACGCGCCGGGCTGCTGACGCGCTGGCAGAAGCCGCTGAGGAATAG
- a CDS encoding peroxidase-related enzyme (This protein belongs to a clade of uncharacterized proteins related to peroxidases such as the alkylhydroperoxidase AhpD.), which yields MPQPDHISIYDLPDPETLDDDMKRYFEICQEKLGMVPNVLRTFSANQDKLRAFAQYYNTLMLAPSGLTKLEREMVAVVVSSANRCFYCLVAHGQAVRNLSGDPHLGEMLVMNYRVAQIEPRQRAMLDFAWKLTTAPWEVDEPDRQALRDAGLSQQDIFDLADVVGFFNMSNRFAIASDMMPNAEYHAMDR from the coding sequence ATGCCACAGCCTGACCATATCTCGATCTACGACCTGCCCGACCCCGAGACGCTTGACGACGACATGAAGCGGTATTTCGAGATTTGTCAGGAAAAACTGGGCATGGTCCCCAATGTCCTGCGCACTTTCTCTGCCAATCAGGACAAGCTGCGGGCCTTTGCGCAATACTACAACACGCTGATGCTTGCGCCGTCCGGCCTGACCAAGCTGGAACGAGAAATGGTTGCGGTGGTCGTGTCCTCCGCCAACCGTTGTTTCTACTGCCTCGTGGCGCACGGTCAGGCGGTGCGCAATCTGTCGGGCGATCCGCACCTGGGTGAGATGCTGGTGATGAACTACCGCGTCGCCCAGATTGAACCCCGCCAACGCGCCATGCTCGATTTCGCGTGGAAACTGACCACCGCCCCATGGGAAGTTGATGAGCCCGACCGTCAGGCGCTCCGCGACGCGGGCCTCAGCCAGCAAGACATCTTTGACCTCGCTGACGTTGTCGGCTTTTTCAACATGTCCAATCGCTTTGCCATCGCGTCCGACATGATGCCGAACGCGGAATACCACGCGATGGACCGCTAG
- a CDS encoding AraC family transcriptional regulator, protein MRLPQKVFKIDTYLAVSEAYHFVRKDLPETPPVIEHSHDYFELFLVEQGQVFHWINGLEERLETGQLTFIRPSDRHALQAAPGTGGRILNVMFRQDTAAHLIDRYVAEMSGKFFWARTEFPMSIRLDGPQRERAVNAMLTLQSTHRSLAKIEHFLLSIMTHVLDATAHAQDRAPAWLIQAAHAAQDPRVFRRGAEGMIEAAGRSQAHVCRETRRHLGLSPTQYVNRIRIQHAAMILSGTAHPIANIAQDCGFENLSYFHRLFREQYGTTPRGYRQRHTKAELPDTPF, encoded by the coding sequence ATGCGATTGCCCCAGAAGGTGTTCAAGATTGATACATACCTCGCTGTAAGCGAGGCCTATCATTTTGTGCGCAAGGATTTGCCCGAGACGCCCCCGGTGATCGAACATAGCCACGACTATTTCGAGCTGTTTCTGGTTGAACAGGGGCAGGTCTTTCACTGGATCAATGGGTTGGAAGAGCGGCTTGAAACCGGGCAACTCACTTTCATCCGGCCTTCAGACCGCCACGCGCTGCAAGCTGCTCCGGGAACAGGCGGGCGCATCCTGAATGTGATGTTTCGACAAGACACAGCCGCGCATCTGATAGATCGTTACGTCGCCGAAATGTCCGGCAAGTTCTTCTGGGCGCGTACGGAGTTTCCTATGTCGATCCGGCTAGACGGCCCACAAAGGGAACGCGCTGTGAATGCCATGCTGACCCTGCAATCGACGCACCGGTCCCTTGCGAAGATTGAGCACTTTCTACTTTCGATCATGACCCACGTCCTCGACGCCACCGCCCACGCCCAAGACCGCGCCCCTGCTTGGCTGATCCAGGCGGCGCATGCGGCGCAGGACCCGCGTGTTTTTCGGCGCGGGGCTGAGGGGATGATCGAGGCCGCGGGCCGGTCACAGGCCCATGTCTGCCGTGAAACGCGGCGTCATCTTGGCCTGAGCCCGACGCAATACGTGAACCGCATCCGCATCCAACACGCCGCCATGATCCTTTCAGGAACCGCCCACCCCATCGCAAACATCGCGCAGGATTGCGGGTTTGAGAACCTGAGCTATTTCCACCGCCTGTTCCGGGAGCAATACGGCACCACGCCACGCGGCTACAGGCAGCGCCACACAAAAGCGGAACTACCCGATACGCCATTCTAG